Proteins encoded within one genomic window of Rossellomorea vietnamensis:
- the hydA gene encoding dihydropyrimidinase yields the protein MEKIIQNGTIVTATDTYKADILIQDGKIAAIGKGFDPGEAEVIDASGKFIFPGGVDPHTHLEMPFGGTVSKDDFETGTIAAAFGGTTTLIDFCLTNKGEPLQSAIDTWHAKSKDKAVIDYSFHLMIGEINQEVLSQLPDVIQQEGITSFKVFMAYKNVFQADDETLFRTLVAARELGALVMVHAENGDVIEYLTEKALEEGKTEPIYHALTRPPELEGEATGRAAKLTGLADSQLYVVHVSCSEAVEQISAARSKGLNVWGETCPQYLVLDQTYLERPNFEGAKYVWSPPLREKWHQDVLWNALKSGQLQTLGSDQCSFDFQGQKDLGKEDFTKIPNGGPIIEDRVSILFSEGVEKGRISLNQFVDIMSTRSAKLFGLYPQKGTVAVGSDADIVIFDPEAERVISAATHHMAADYNPFEGMKIKGEPVSVLSRGEYVIKDKKFVGKKGTGKYIKRAKYGNLLVNEESAALQSSKS from the coding sequence ATGGAAAAAATCATTCAAAATGGAACGATTGTCACAGCTACCGATACGTATAAAGCAGATATCCTGATACAAGACGGAAAGATTGCCGCGATTGGAAAAGGATTTGATCCAGGAGAGGCTGAAGTGATCGATGCAAGTGGGAAATTCATTTTTCCAGGAGGAGTCGATCCCCATACACATCTGGAAATGCCATTTGGTGGCACGGTCTCAAAGGATGACTTTGAAACGGGAACGATTGCCGCTGCATTTGGTGGGACAACGACCCTCATAGATTTCTGTTTAACGAATAAAGGAGAACCTCTTCAAAGTGCCATCGATACATGGCATGCAAAATCAAAGGATAAAGCCGTTATCGATTATAGCTTCCACCTGATGATCGGGGAGATCAATCAAGAGGTCCTCTCTCAGCTGCCTGATGTCATACAGCAGGAAGGCATCACATCGTTCAAAGTGTTTATGGCGTACAAAAATGTATTTCAGGCAGATGATGAAACCCTATTCCGGACACTGGTTGCTGCAAGGGAACTCGGGGCCCTCGTCATGGTTCACGCAGAGAATGGGGATGTTATTGAATACTTAACCGAGAAGGCATTAGAAGAAGGGAAAACGGAACCGATTTATCATGCTTTGACGAGACCTCCTGAACTTGAAGGGGAAGCCACCGGCAGAGCAGCTAAATTAACGGGATTAGCGGATTCCCAATTATATGTTGTTCATGTTTCGTGCTCGGAGGCTGTGGAACAGATTTCAGCGGCGAGGAGTAAAGGGTTGAATGTATGGGGGGAAACATGTCCACAGTATCTGGTACTTGATCAAACCTATTTAGAGCGCCCCAACTTTGAAGGGGCGAAATACGTATGGTCCCCTCCACTCAGGGAAAAGTGGCATCAGGACGTTTTATGGAACGCATTGAAAAGCGGGCAGCTCCAAACATTGGGATCTGATCAATGTTCTTTTGATTTCCAGGGGCAGAAGGATTTAGGAAAAGAAGATTTCACTAAAATTCCGAATGGCGGACCGATCATTGAGGACCGTGTATCTATATTATTCTCAGAAGGGGTGGAAAAAGGACGCATAAGCTTGAATCAGTTTGTAGATATCATGTCAACAAGAAGTGCCAAATTGTTTGGGTTGTATCCTCAGAAAGGGACCGTTGCCGTTGGATCGGATGCAGATATCGTCATCTTTGATCCGGAGGCAGAAAGAGTCATCTCTGCTGCGACCCATCATATGGCAGCAGATTATAACCCGTTTGAAGGCATGAAAATCAAAGGTGAACCGGTTTCTGTATTATCCAGGGGTGAATATGTCATCAAAGATAAAAAGTTTGTAGGAAAAAAGGGTACCGGCAAGTATATCAAGAGAGCGAAATACGGTAACCTGCTGGTAAATGAAGAGAGTGCAGCACTTCAATCCTCTAAGAGCTGA
- a CDS encoding NCS1 family transporter, protein MLKRSYLKSPDLLPIKESERKVTKLGYSFMWVGMVVVLATFAIGGAGVVSLPLPLVVLATIIGSLAIGLFITLTGDIGIEHGVSFPVYMRAPFGTIGTHIPSVVRGLAASMWFGINTYFGATAMNGILNILSGFDNWFVCFMIFAILQLVNTALGIKAVERFADLAAPVIILISVWMYSSLSDSAASQGRDIWSWVESPVTGAATFTAFLVVIFSNMGFWATLSADIPSISRFMKAPSNERNWFKRNRSALIGNLIALPITQAFMVLIGGISYIAVLNYDPVVALQEAASGFVLGVLLLMIVLAQWSTNIAANIVPAATIFSNVGGPKFPFWAGVLTAGVVGTIVQPWNLFDIIIPVLLFVGGILSAIVGILISDYYFIRKRRVNVPALYEDRGQFSYMKGINLAGFISWILGAVASYFVPNFSFLVGFGIGALCYYVLAKYWWFKKYEQAELSDPSDEKYLGMSVGRDWIIEEAEENVIEKSPTGTSIS, encoded by the coding sequence ATGTTGAAAAGAAGTTATTTAAAGTCTCCCGATTTATTACCCATCAAAGAAAGTGAAAGGAAAGTTACAAAGCTTGGCTATTCCTTTATGTGGGTGGGGATGGTCGTCGTCCTTGCAACCTTCGCAATCGGTGGGGCAGGCGTCGTGTCGTTACCATTACCCCTTGTTGTTTTAGCCACCATCATAGGATCCCTTGCCATTGGATTATTTATTACCTTAACAGGCGATATAGGGATTGAACATGGTGTATCCTTCCCTGTATACATGAGAGCACCCTTCGGAACGATCGGGACGCATATTCCATCCGTGGTCCGCGGCCTGGCTGCTTCCATGTGGTTCGGAATCAACACATACTTCGGGGCTACCGCGATGAACGGAATTCTTAATATATTATCAGGTTTTGATAATTGGTTTGTTTGCTTCATGATTTTTGCGATTCTTCAATTGGTGAATACGGCACTTGGGATTAAAGCTGTGGAACGTTTTGCGGACCTTGCCGCCCCAGTCATCATTCTCATCTCCGTATGGATGTATTCTTCATTATCAGACTCCGCAGCCTCCCAGGGAAGAGATATCTGGAGCTGGGTTGAAAGTCCGGTGACGGGGGCAGCCACATTCACTGCTTTCCTTGTTGTGATTTTTAGTAATATGGGATTTTGGGCAACACTTTCAGCAGATATTCCTTCCATTTCACGCTTCATGAAGGCTCCAAGCAATGAAAGGAATTGGTTCAAGAGAAACCGGAGTGCACTCATAGGTAATCTTATAGCCCTACCGATTACTCAGGCATTTATGGTATTAATCGGCGGTATTTCGTATATTGCCGTACTGAATTATGATCCTGTAGTTGCCCTTCAGGAGGCGGCAAGCGGGTTTGTTTTAGGAGTCCTGCTCCTGATGATCGTCCTGGCACAATGGTCTACGAATATTGCGGCCAATATAGTCCCTGCAGCCACCATTTTTTCAAATGTAGGGGGACCCAAATTTCCTTTTTGGGCCGGTGTGTTAACAGCCGGGGTCGTGGGGACGATTGTACAGCCATGGAACCTCTTCGATATCATCATTCCCGTTCTGCTGTTTGTGGGGGGGATATTATCCGCCATCGTGGGAATTTTGATATCAGATTACTATTTTATAAGAAAACGCCGGGTCAATGTCCCCGCATTATATGAAGACAGGGGACAATTCAGCTATATGAAAGGTATCAATCTTGCTGGCTTCATATCATGGATCCTTGGGGCAGTCGCTTCATATTTCGTTCCTAACTTCTCGTTTCTGGTTGGATTTGGTATAGGAGCCCTCTGCTATTACGTTTTGGCTAAATATTGGTGGTTCAAGAAGTATGAGCAGGCAGAACTCTCCGATCCCAGTGATGAGAAGTATCTGGGAATGTCGGTAGGCCGTGATTGGATCATTGAAGAAGCAGAGGAAAACGTTATCGAAAAATCCCCAACAGGCACAAGTATTTCTTGA
- a CDS encoding aspartate aminotransferase family protein has translation MVKAGHSQDVWLEQDEKLIWHSMKPYNPEGTMVVTESQGSWITDQDGQKYLDGMAGLWCVNVGYGRQELAEAAYEQLKKMAYFPLTQSHQPAIELAEKLNQLLGDEYVIFFSNSGSEANETAFKIARQYHQQNGEHGRYKIFSRYRGYHGNSMGALAATGQAQRKFKYEPLAPGFHHIAPPDAYRDEVTGGNPRDLPGVKAIDQAMTWELSETVAALIMEPIITGGGILMPQDGYMKAAKEVCVKHGALLIVDEVICGFGRTGKAFGFMNYDVKPDIITMAKGITSAYLPLSATAVKREIYEAFKGSEEYDYFRHINTFGGNPAACALALKNIEIMENERLFERSKELGEKTLNSLKNHLQDHPYVGDVRGKGLLIGIEMVTHKDTKDPLELDKVNAVIGYCKQNGVIIGKNGATVAGFNNVLTISPPLNIEEEDLERLVSTVIKGIQHLK, from the coding sequence ATGGTAAAAGCAGGTCACTCTCAAGATGTATGGTTAGAGCAGGACGAGAAACTCATTTGGCACTCCATGAAACCATATAATCCCGAGGGAACGATGGTTGTGACGGAATCTCAAGGGTCGTGGATAACTGATCAGGATGGACAGAAGTATCTTGATGGTATGGCAGGATTATGGTGTGTTAACGTTGGGTATGGACGACAGGAGTTGGCAGAGGCAGCTTACGAGCAGCTCAAGAAAATGGCTTACTTTCCTCTTACCCAAAGCCATCAGCCGGCCATTGAACTTGCAGAGAAGTTAAATCAACTACTTGGTGATGAATATGTGATTTTCTTCTCCAACAGTGGATCTGAAGCCAATGAAACGGCCTTTAAGATCGCCCGCCAATATCATCAACAAAACGGTGAGCACGGAAGATATAAAATTTTCTCCCGGTATAGAGGGTATCACGGTAATTCCATGGGGGCCCTGGCTGCTACAGGGCAGGCTCAGCGTAAATTCAAGTATGAACCATTGGCGCCTGGGTTTCACCATATTGCTCCTCCCGACGCATACCGCGATGAAGTGACAGGGGGGAATCCCCGCGACCTTCCAGGAGTGAAGGCGATTGACCAGGCCATGACATGGGAACTAAGTGAAACGGTCGCTGCATTGATCATGGAACCTATTATTACAGGCGGAGGAATCCTCATGCCCCAGGATGGCTATATGAAGGCGGCCAAAGAGGTGTGTGTGAAGCACGGTGCTCTTTTAATAGTAGATGAAGTGATTTGTGGTTTTGGACGGACCGGAAAGGCATTCGGATTTATGAATTATGACGTGAAGCCTGATATCATCACAATGGCCAAGGGTATCACCAGTGCATATCTTCCGTTATCCGCCACTGCTGTAAAGCGTGAGATCTATGAAGCTTTTAAGGGATCTGAAGAATATGATTACTTCCGTCATATCAACACATTCGGTGGAAATCCTGCAGCCTGTGCGCTGGCTTTGAAGAACATTGAAATCATGGAAAATGAGAGACTTTTTGAACGGTCAAAAGAGCTGGGGGAAAAAACATTGAATTCCTTGAAAAATCACCTCCAGGATCACCCTTATGTAGGGGATGTCAGAGGAAAGGGATTATTGATCGGAATTGAGATGGTGACTCATAAGGATACCAAGGATCCATTGGAACTGGATAAAGTTAACGCAGTCATAGGATATTGTAAGCAGAATGGAGTCATCATCGGAAAAAATGGTGCGACCGTGGCAGGATTCAACAATGTCCTGACAATATCACCTCCGCTAAACATCGAAGAAGAAGATCTGGAACGACTGGTATCGACAGTGATCAAGGGGATTCAACACCTTAAATAA
- a CDS encoding PucR family transcriptional regulator, translated as MKSHFYFSVKDILERKYFEHAKVIAGHRGLSRQVKWVHIVEVTSIKNLLNGNELILSTGLALKEEGSFLSLIHQLGACGAAALCIELDTNISTIPAAVLEWADEFDFPIIVFEKEVPFVSITQDIHAVIINQQYEMIKKLDFYAQNLNKLLLSVKHCRDILQVLHKELNVPVLFQLKEQDVKVHPLMCSSEEELFLQNYYKSKDSKDHHVATTKVILFDQEYAELYICRYNHPFSEYELLILDRTSTALAQYWMRELYFDEQKRLEESKWIMSWLKGDQSYDGLAAFMDELNVSIHGGVVCICKTNTLADKEMLDLTFFNLVTKSIFEQYGFKVVPERIDHDLVFILLDTRRTGDWKARLISAYEKILKSGFFRKSSGAVFATGKYQLEMMDIHRSYETAKDTLAFRTKVDGGDHYCFFDDLHLFRLISIVNENVNMWEMIEEFLSPLIKYDRDHDGDLLKTLKVFLACQGSKQETSKRLFIVRQTLYHRLKKIEDMLGEDFMRSDKRVTIEFLLAAHEYLQPQSLLKKTKVH; from the coding sequence ATGAAAAGTCATTTCTATTTTTCAGTGAAAGATATCCTGGAAAGAAAGTACTTTGAACACGCTAAGGTGATAGCTGGACACAGAGGTCTCTCCAGACAAGTAAAATGGGTACACATTGTCGAAGTCACTTCCATAAAAAATCTTCTTAACGGGAATGAATTGATCCTTTCAACTGGTCTTGCCTTGAAGGAGGAAGGGAGTTTCCTATCACTGATTCACCAGTTGGGGGCTTGTGGTGCAGCGGCCCTTTGTATCGAACTTGATACGAATATCTCTACCATACCGGCAGCTGTATTGGAGTGGGCGGATGAATTTGATTTCCCCATCATTGTTTTTGAAAAAGAAGTCCCGTTTGTCAGTATCACTCAGGATATACACGCCGTAATCATCAATCAGCAATATGAGATGATCAAGAAACTTGATTTCTATGCTCAGAACCTGAATAAGTTGCTGCTGTCAGTCAAGCACTGCAGGGATATCCTTCAAGTATTACATAAAGAATTAAATGTACCGGTACTTTTTCAATTGAAAGAACAAGATGTTAAGGTTCATCCCTTAATGTGTTCGTCTGAAGAAGAGCTCTTCCTGCAAAACTACTATAAAAGCAAAGACAGTAAAGATCATCACGTTGCTACAACGAAGGTCATCCTATTTGATCAGGAGTATGCAGAGCTTTACATCTGCCGGTACAATCATCCGTTTAGTGAATATGAGCTGCTGATACTTGACCGGACTTCCACCGCCCTTGCTCAATATTGGATGAGGGAATTGTATTTTGATGAACAAAAACGCTTGGAAGAATCAAAATGGATCATGTCCTGGTTAAAAGGAGATCAATCATACGATGGACTTGCCGCTTTCATGGATGAACTAAACGTATCGATCCACGGTGGTGTCGTATGTATTTGCAAGACGAATACACTGGCTGATAAAGAAATGCTTGATTTAACCTTCTTCAATCTAGTAACAAAAAGCATATTTGAACAATATGGATTCAAAGTGGTGCCCGAAAGGATCGATCATGATTTAGTCTTTATTCTCCTTGATACCCGGAGAACCGGTGATTGGAAGGCACGATTGATCAGTGCTTATGAAAAGATTTTAAAATCAGGATTTTTCAGAAAGTCGTCAGGTGCAGTATTTGCCACAGGTAAATATCAGCTCGAGATGATGGATATTCATAGAAGCTATGAAACTGCTAAGGATACCCTTGCGTTTCGAACGAAAGTCGATGGAGGAGACCATTATTGTTTCTTTGATGACCTTCATTTATTCAGATTGATTTCAATCGTCAACGAGAATGTAAACATGTGGGAAATGATAGAAGAATTTCTTTCCCCGTTAATAAAATACGACAGGGACCACGATGGGGATTTATTGAAAACACTTAAAGTTTTCCTGGCTTGTCAGGGGTCAAAGCAAGAAACCTCCAAAAGATTATTTATTGTGAGACAAACACTCTATCATCGACTGAAGAAAATAGAAGATATGCTTGGTGAAGATTTTATGAGATCGGATAAACGGGTGACCATCGAATTTCTATTGGCGGCTCATGAATATTTGCAGCCTCAAAGTTTATTGAAGAAGACAAAGGTACATTAA
- a CDS encoding NAD(P)-dependent oxidoreductase, with amino-acid sequence MSNTLSLLNLEKNFQETHKGLTGREALEEANRCLYCYDAPCIQACPTSIDIPSFIKKIASGNLKGSAKTIMSANPVGASCSRVCPTEELCEGACVLNSSTKPIMIGDLQRYATDWARHNDTVLFEAGVPNGKKVGIIGGGPAGLSAARELARFGYDVTIYEAEKEAGGLNTYGIVSFRLPQSISYWEVEQVKKLNVKIRTSVKVGQDISAEEILMNHDFVILAAGMSSVPDLRIQGEELIGVHDAIEFVKKTKSGKLNHEYIGKKVVVIGAGNTAIDGATCSIRLGAENVKILYRRTQEEMTAYDFEYEFAKQDGVEFRWLTAPQRIIGNEKGEVTGIECIKMELGEQGPDGRRRPIPVKGSEFTLPVDVVIKAIGQTRHLTLIEQFGLEHSEGVVKVDPGTFQTSNPSIFACGDIVFGKGIGEAMVVTAAEQGKQAAYHLHEICSTIKMN; translated from the coding sequence TTGTCTAACACACTATCATTACTCAATCTCGAGAAGAATTTTCAGGAAACCCATAAGGGATTAACGGGCAGGGAGGCATTGGAGGAAGCGAATCGATGTTTGTACTGCTATGATGCACCTTGCATTCAAGCCTGCCCGACAAGCATCGATATACCATCATTTATAAAAAAAATTGCATCGGGTAATTTAAAGGGTTCCGCTAAGACCATCATGTCTGCCAATCCCGTTGGCGCGAGCTGCTCAAGGGTCTGTCCGACAGAGGAGCTATGTGAAGGAGCATGTGTTCTGAATTCTTCAACCAAACCCATTATGATCGGCGATCTTCAACGGTATGCAACGGATTGGGCAAGACATAATGACACTGTACTCTTTGAAGCGGGAGTGCCTAACGGAAAGAAAGTCGGAATCATCGGCGGGGGACCGGCGGGGCTTTCTGCAGCAAGGGAACTCGCGCGGTTTGGATATGATGTAACGATCTATGAGGCTGAAAAAGAAGCGGGGGGCTTAAATACTTATGGCATCGTTTCGTTCCGCCTTCCTCAGAGCATTTCTTATTGGGAAGTGGAACAGGTAAAGAAACTGAATGTAAAGATCCGGACCAGTGTAAAAGTGGGTCAGGATATATCTGCCGAGGAGATCCTGATGAACCATGACTTTGTCATCCTGGCTGCAGGTATGTCGAGTGTACCGGACTTACGGATTCAAGGAGAAGAACTGATAGGCGTGCATGATGCCATCGAGTTTGTGAAAAAGACCAAAAGCGGCAAGTTGAATCACGAGTACATCGGTAAAAAAGTAGTGGTGATCGGTGCAGGAAACACAGCCATTGATGGAGCCACATGCTCCATTCGACTAGGTGCAGAAAATGTAAAAATCTTATACCGGCGTACTCAAGAAGAAATGACAGCTTATGATTTCGAGTACGAATTTGCCAAGCAGGACGGTGTGGAATTCCGTTGGTTGACGGCTCCCCAAAGGATCATCGGGAATGAAAAAGGAGAGGTTACAGGGATTGAATGTATCAAGATGGAGCTTGGTGAACAAGGGCCAGATGGAAGAAGGCGCCCCATTCCGGTTAAAGGCTCCGAATTCACTTTGCCCGTTGACGTCGTCATTAAAGCCATAGGACAGACCCGTCATCTTACACTCATTGAACAATTCGGGTTGGAGCACTCTGAAGGAGTGGTGAAGGTTGATCCCGGTACTTTTCAAACGTCGAATCCTTCGATTTTTGCCTGTGGGGACATCGTATTCGGTAAAGGTATCGGGGAAGCGATGGTTGTTACGGCAGCAGAGCAAGGGAAGCAGGCAGCATACCATTTACATGAGATCTGTTCGACAATAAAAATGAATTAA
- the preA gene encoding NAD-dependent dihydropyrimidine dehydrogenase subunit PreA yields the protein MANLSIDLAGIKSPNPFWLASAPPTNSGYQVQRAFEAGWGGAVWKTLGEPIINVSSRFAAVSFNGQRVAGFNNIELITDRPLEVNLKEIYETKKRFPNHAIIASLMVEPKQEKWHEIVKKVEDVGVDGLELNFGCPHGMAERGMGSASGQVPELVEKQTHWAKEVARTPVIVKLTPNITDITVTAEAAVRGGADAVSMINTINSLAGVDLDSWNTIPHVAGKGAHGGYCGPAVKPISLNMVAECARNPRINVPISGMGGVSNWQDAVEFMLMGASGVQVCTAAMHHGFRIVEDMLDGLNNYLDEKGIASVQEIVGKSVPRFSDWGNLDLNYSVVAQINNDVCINCNKCHIACEDTSHQCIDMLKDSDGNSYLKVREEDCVGCNLCSIVCPVDGAIDMIEVPSGQMPMTWNQRQAVMSNLSGSKVNAVK from the coding sequence ATGGCGAATTTAAGCATAGATTTAGCGGGGATCAAATCACCCAATCCATTTTGGTTAGCATCTGCGCCACCGACGAACTCAGGGTATCAGGTTCAAAGGGCTTTCGAGGCTGGTTGGGGAGGTGCGGTTTGGAAAACGTTGGGTGAACCCATCATAAATGTGTCATCCAGGTTCGCAGCCGTAAGCTTTAACGGTCAGAGGGTAGCGGGTTTTAACAATATCGAACTGATTACGGATCGGCCATTGGAAGTGAACTTAAAAGAGATATATGAAACCAAGAAGAGATTCCCGAATCACGCCATCATTGCTTCACTAATGGTGGAGCCAAAGCAGGAAAAGTGGCATGAAATCGTCAAAAAAGTGGAGGATGTAGGCGTTGACGGATTGGAACTGAATTTCGGATGTCCCCATGGGATGGCTGAACGGGGGATGGGGTCGGCCTCCGGTCAAGTACCTGAGCTGGTCGAGAAACAAACTCATTGGGCAAAGGAAGTGGCAAGGACACCGGTCATTGTTAAGCTGACACCCAATATAACAGATATCACCGTGACAGCCGAAGCAGCCGTCCGAGGCGGAGCGGATGCTGTCAGCATGATCAATACGATCAATAGTCTTGCAGGAGTGGATCTGGATTCATGGAACACCATTCCTCATGTGGCCGGTAAGGGAGCTCACGGTGGCTATTGCGGTCCTGCAGTGAAACCTATTTCCTTGAACATGGTGGCAGAATGTGCCAGGAATCCGAGGATCAATGTTCCGATTTCAGGCATGGGGGGAGTGTCGAACTGGCAGGACGCCGTTGAGTTCATGCTCATGGGTGCTTCCGGGGTTCAGGTATGCACGGCAGCCATGCACCACGGTTTCAGGATCGTTGAGGATATGCTGGATGGATTAAATAATTATTTAGATGAAAAAGGAATAGCAAGCGTTCAGGAGATTGTTGGAAAGTCAGTTCCTAGATTTTCTGATTGGGGGAATCTGGATCTGAATTATAGCGTAGTGGCCCAGATCAATAATGACGTATGCATCAATTGTAATAAGTGCCACATTGCATGCGAAGACACGTCTCATCAGTGTATTGATATGTTGAAGGATTCTGATGGAAATAGCTATCTGAAGGTGCGGGAGGAAGATTGTGTGGGATGCAATCTATGCTCGATTGTCTGTCCGGTTGATGGTGCCATCGACATGATTGAAGTTCCGAGCGGTCAGATGCCGATGACCTGGAACCAACGTCAAGCAGTCATGAGTAACCTGTCGGGCTCTAAAGTAAATGCAGTAAAATAA
- a CDS encoding CoA-acylating methylmalonate-semialdehyde dehydrogenase has product MTVIKKDVAVLKNFIGGKWVDSLSSQTLEVLNPATNEEIARVPISTKEDVAMAVKAAKLASETWKKTPVPKRARILYKYHTLLSDNHDELARLVVQENGKSFKEAYGEVQRGLECVEFACGAPTLMMGETLSGIAEDIDSEMFRYPLGVVGGITPFNFPMMVPLWMFPLAIACGNTFVLKPSERTPILANRLAELLTEAGMPDGVFNVVHGAHDVVNGLLENKDIAAISFVGSQPVAKYVYQQAASQGKRVQALSGAKNHHIVMPDADFNKAAEHIISSAFGSAGQRCMACSAVVVVGDNEEFVKALNKKADELCIGDGMDEEVLLTPVIRKENREKTLGYIEKGIQEGASLIRDGRKEMEDFKEGNFLGATIFDHVTPEMTIAKEEMFAPILSLLRAEDLDGGLDYIRQSRYGNGATIYTKDAGAVRQFREEADAGMLGINVGVPATMAFFPFSGWKDSFYGDMHVNGKDGVNFYTRKKMITSRFDF; this is encoded by the coding sequence ATGACTGTAATAAAAAAAGATGTAGCAGTATTAAAAAATTTCATTGGGGGTAAGTGGGTGGATTCCCTCAGCTCACAAACATTGGAAGTCTTAAATCCAGCCACAAATGAAGAGATTGCGAGGGTGCCGATCTCTACTAAAGAAGATGTGGCAATGGCAGTAAAAGCTGCGAAGCTTGCTTCAGAAACATGGAAAAAGACCCCGGTGCCGAAACGTGCCCGAATTCTGTATAAATATCATACATTGCTTTCAGACAATCACGATGAACTGGCCAGATTGGTGGTGCAGGAGAATGGAAAATCATTCAAAGAAGCGTATGGTGAAGTACAGCGTGGACTGGAATGTGTGGAATTCGCTTGCGGAGCACCCACCCTCATGATGGGAGAGACGCTCAGTGGGATAGCGGAAGATATCGACTCCGAAATGTTCCGCTATCCACTGGGTGTTGTAGGGGGGATTACTCCTTTCAACTTCCCTATGATGGTCCCGTTATGGATGTTCCCCCTTGCCATCGCCTGTGGAAATACTTTCGTATTGAAGCCATCTGAAAGAACCCCGATCTTAGCCAATAGACTTGCAGAGCTGTTAACGGAAGCGGGAATGCCTGATGGGGTCTTCAACGTGGTGCACGGTGCCCACGATGTGGTGAATGGCTTACTGGAAAACAAGGACATTGCGGCGATATCATTTGTCGGAAGCCAGCCTGTTGCGAAATATGTATATCAACAAGCCGCCTCACAAGGAAAAAGGGTGCAGGCACTATCAGGGGCAAAGAACCATCATATTGTCATGCCCGATGCGGATTTCAATAAAGCGGCTGAACATATCATCAGTTCAGCATTCGGCAGTGCAGGACAGAGATGCATGGCATGCAGTGCAGTAGTGGTGGTTGGAGACAACGAAGAGTTTGTAAAGGCTTTAAATAAAAAGGCAGACGAATTATGTATAGGGGACGGGATGGATGAGGAAGTACTGCTAACTCCCGTCATTCGAAAGGAAAATCGGGAGAAGACTCTCGGTTATATAGAAAAAGGCATACAGGAAGGAGCGTCACTCATTAGGGACGGCCGTAAAGAGATGGAAGATTTCAAGGAAGGGAACTTCTTGGGGGCAACGATCTTTGACCATGTGACACCAGAAATGACGATTGCAAAAGAAGAAATGTTTGCACCTATCCTCAGCCTTTTAAGAGCTGAAGATCTGGACGGGGGACTGGATTACATCCGCCAGTCAAGATACGGTAATGGGGCTACGATCTACACGAAAGACGCCGGCGCCGTCCGCCAGTTCAGGGAGGAAGCAGACGCAGGGATGCTGGGTATTAATGTGGGGGTTCCTGCGACAATGGCATTCTTCCCGTTTTCAGGGTGGAAAGACTCTTTCTATGGAGATATGCATGTAAATGGAAAGGACGGAGTAAATTTCTATACTAGGAAGAAAATGATCACTTCTCGATTTGATTTTTAA